A part of Neovison vison isolate M4711 chromosome 6, ASM_NN_V1, whole genome shotgun sequence genomic DNA contains:
- the LOC122910324 gene encoding keratin-associated protein 19-3-like, giving the protein MSYYGNYYGGLGYGCGGFGGLGCGRGWGCCSFRRLGWGWGSYGCGCFRPRCYGGYGFSSFY; this is encoded by the coding sequence ATGAGCTACTATGGCAACTACTATGGAGGCCTGGGCTATGGCTGTGGAGGTTTTGGTGGCCTGGGCTGTGGCCGTGGCTGGGGATGTTGCAGTTTCcgcaggctgggctggggctggggaagttACGGATGTGGCTGCTTCCGCCCTCGGTGCTATGGAGGATATGGATTCTCTAGCTTCTACTGA